A window of Corvus cornix cornix isolate S_Up_H32 chromosome 4, ASM73873v5, whole genome shotgun sequence contains these coding sequences:
- the SGCB gene encoding beta-sarcoglycan translates to MAAAAPEQQSSNGPVKKSMREKAVERRNVNKEHNSNFKAGYIPIDEDRLHKTGLRGRKGNLAICVIVVLFILAVINLIITLVIWAVIRIGPNGCDSMEFHESGLLRFKQVSDMGVIHPLYKSTVGGRRNEDLVITGNNQPIVFQQGTTKLSVEKDKTSITSDIGMEFVDPRTQNTLFSTDYETHEFHLPNGVKILNVQKASTERITSNATSDLNIKVDGRAIVRGNEGVFITGKTIEFRMGGNMELKAENSIILNGTVMVSPSRLPSSSYGEQFNNGNWLRFKLCMCADGTLFKVQVTGHNMGCQTSVNPCGATH, encoded by the exons ATGGCGGCGGCCGCCCCCGAGCAG CAAAGTTCTAACGGCCCAGTGAAGAAGTCTATGCGAGAGAAGGCTGTGGAACGCAGGAACGTTAATAAGGAGCACAACAGTAACTTCAAAGCAGGATACATTCCAATTGACGAAGACCGCCTCCATAAGACAGGGTTACGTGGCAGGAAAGGCAACTTGGCCATATGTGTGAttgttgttctttttattttggctgTCATCAATCTGATT atTACCCTGGTTATCTGGGCAGTGATAAGAATTGGTCCCAATGGTTGTGACAGTATGGAATTCCATGAGAGTGGCTTGCTGCGGTTTAAGCAAGTGTCTGACATGGGTGTTATACATCCCTTATATAAAAGCACTGTAGGAGGGAGGCGGAATGAAGACTTGGTGATCACTGGGAATAATCAACCT ATTGTATTTCAGCAAGGAACAACCAAGCTTAGTgtggaaaaagacaaaacttcTATTACCAGCGATATTGGTATGGAATTTGTTGACCCACGAACACAAAATACTTTGTTCAGCACCGACTATGAAACTCATGAGTTTCATCTGCCAAATGGAGTTAAAATCTTGAATGTACAAAAGGCCTCTACAGAGAGG ATTACCAGCAATGCAACGAGTGATCTAAACATAAAGGTCGATGGCCGTGCCATTGTCCGTGGAAATGAAGGTGTTTTCATCACAGGCAAGACAATTGAGTTTCGAATGGGTGGAAACATGGAACTTAAAGCA GAGAACAGCATTATCCTGAATGGAACTGTGATGGTGAGCCCATCACGACTGCCCAGTTCTTCTTACGGGGAACAGTTCAATAATGGCAACTGGCTGCGCTTCAAGCTCTGCATGTGTGCGGATGGGACACTGTTCAAGGTTCAGGTGACAGGGCATAACATGGGCTGTCAGACTTCTGTCAACCCGTGTGGAGCCACACACTAA